A single genomic interval of Salvelinus namaycush isolate Seneca chromosome 41, SaNama_1.0, whole genome shotgun sequence harbors:
- the LOC120034232 gene encoding Golgi SNAP receptor complex member 2-like has protein sequence METLYHQTNKQIQEVQSLMGRLENTDRQSVHLLENDLQVRIDQIFSHLERLEILASKEPPNRRQNAKLRVDQLKYDVQHLQTALRNFQHRRYSRETQDREREELMSRTFTTNDADTSIPIDETLQLNSNLNNAHRGMDDLLGSGSSILTGLRDQRGTLKGTHKKMLDVANMLGLSNTVMRLIEKRATQDKFIMIGGMLLTCVVMFLVVKYLG, from the exons ATGGAGACATTGTACCATCAAACAAATAA GCAAATCCAGGAGGTGCAGTCGCTCATGGGACGCCTGGAGAACACAGATCGTCAGTCTGTCCACT TGTTGGAGAACGATCTGCAGGTCAGAATCGACCAGATCTTCAGCCATTTGGAACGTCTGGAAATCCTGGCTAGCAAAGAACCGCCAAACCGCCGTCAGAACGCCAAACT GCGGGTAGACCAGCTGAAGTATGATGTTCAGCACCTCCAGACGGCGCTGAGGAACTTCCAGCACCGTCGCTACTCACGAGAGACCCAGGACCGAGAGAGGGAGGAGCTCATGAGTCGTACCTTCACCACCAAC GATGCAGACACCTCCATCCCCATAGACGAGACGTTGCAGTTGAACTCCAACCTGAACAACGCACACAGAGGCATGGACGACCTCCTGGGCAGCGGCAGCAGCATCCTCACCGGACTCAGGGACCAGAGGGGCACGctcaag GGGACCCACAAGAAGATGCTGGATGTGGCCAACATGCTGGGTCTGTCCAACACGGTGATGAGGCTGATCGAGAAGAGGGCCACCCAGGATAAGTTCATCATGATTGGAGGGATGCTGCTCACCTGTGTGGTCATGTTCCTGGTCGTCAAGTACCTGGGCTG